From Bactrocera oleae isolate idBacOlea1 chromosome 4, idBacOlea1, whole genome shotgun sequence:
atattaaatatacaaaaattgtcAGATATAAGTGTAGTAAGaattatgaataaatttaaaataatttgtttttgccagtaaattattttttaaagttaaaacaTAGCCTCATTAAACAAGGTTTCGACTTGACTtgacaatattaattttaaaaggaaTGGCTGTTTGTGTTGATCCAGTTCCAACCGACCAAGTTCCTTGCGGTGACCATCACTAATCCTTAGAGATTCATCCAAAATCAATCGGACAAAAAAGTGAGCTTAATTAAGGTTTCGTGAAGCAAAAAACGGCCTTATTTCaatatcttttgtttttcatataaaaaattaaatatattaatcaaACTTTTTACTATTCCaaagataaattttttacaaaaattttgtgaaatattcaaaggaaaatattcaaatctcGGTTATTAAGACGTCATCTGACGTCAAAGGTGGCtttgcgttgacagcagaacttttTACTgtatcatcaaaagtaaaaagaaaaaaatacatgctttagttaagaccataaactaggTATTGGACGATAGAAAAACAAAAGAGTAAAGTTTGTATTTATGGCAGACGTTTTTAAATGctaattttggtgaaaatttctcgacgttttttgtttattaaatatttgcaattgaacaaaacaaaaatcctTCCTTCAAGACCTAGTAAATTATATCTTGACGGCCggtataaaaattcattaagatcggttgagtagttcgcgagaaatcttgacaactgACTTTGAAaatacagtttcgagaaaaattcatttaaagttttaagtgactatatagcttTCATAGATGGCTGACTATAGCAGGCAGAAACCGTGAAGCCCACGTAACCCCTTAATAGATAATATATTGTCTGATCGAggttttttttaaaccaaaagttaattggttataaaaattttaaattcaaaaaacacAATCATTCGATCAGAAACAAgttttcatgttttcaaaaaacaaactataaacttcattaaaatttaatatttatcgaatttacttcaacttttcatttttattttttgtatattgtactttaagaaaatccaaaaattttgtCGTTTGTTTAGAGAaaactatttgttttttctttttataccctgaacagggtatattaagtttgccacgaagttcgtaacatccagaaggaaacgtcggagaccctgagTCGGTTCATTCATCCGTctgtctgaaattttgtacacgttcttTTCAGCCCAAGCAGCTGCTCGTTTTTCAGTTATCGGCCTGTTGATATCGGATCACTTTAACTGCCGtacaaactaatcgattaaaatcaagtccttttaagaaaaacttttttatttgacaagatatcttcatttatatccaattattatcgaaatttgtccaagacaacggtacaatctccgaacgtATTGTTCAGAtggaaaactatagcatatagctgccatacaaactgactgatcaaaattaagttcttgtaagagaacttttttatttgtgaagggtattattacttcggtgcaagcgaatttaatatttttttttttttaatttttttgtttcttggaAACGACATTATTTCATAAGTAAAATTCGGCATTTAGCTGTAATTTCATGCATGAattgttattgaaaaataatttcatttaatgtactttaataatcgatgattcgttttaaaaaattgGAGAGTCTCTTGATCCCGCAGCGAAATCTCTAGGAAGAACTTTctgcttgaaattttctcaaatccaaaaaccaaaaaacgaaaataatcgAAGGActtgtaaaaattttagttttcgaTGAAGAGTCAGCTTCCCAAGaagagagttttttttttttttttttttattattacctggtaaatatatcaaaaagtgTTGTGTAAAAACGTCAAGTCGATCGGTTCTGAAGTTTCAGAAAATCGCTAAAGAATCACGATGACTGGGACATCTATAATTTAACCACTTCCAATGTCCACCAATTATTTAAATCTGTGACCCTGCggatacttttatattttagtaatatCTTGATATAGTTTGTCAAATTTTGCCACAcaaatgcatttgtatgtgcatataaaaataCCACCATACGTCACCACCGACGAATTAGCCGTGTGATTCGGTGTGATCTACTAAAACATCGTTTACAGCAACGTCgtcgtagttgttgtttttttttaccttttttgtttgCCATTTCTCACCTATCATTCGAGTATGCAAAATAGCTAATTTTAAACGATTGATTTTATCAGATATTTGCTCTCAAGCTGCTCGTTTTTGTGTTGTTCTTTACTGTTACCGCTTTTTGTGCTTTTCATTGTGCTCACGTGCTACCAACACAATTTGTCGCCGTTGCCAATTACgattacttgtatatacttgtatacaaatacaaatttacattcaatttttttttgccctgAGACTTTGTCACATTTGAACTTCCAATTTTCAATTAACCGTCAAGCAATTGATTTTTCACTCTTGTGCCATGAGCACACACGTAGCCGTAGATGcaatactacatatgtacatatgtaaatatgttggtatgtatatacaatatgattgaatgtatgtatgtatgtatatacagggtTATTCAATAGACGATGTAGGGGTTTAATGTGAATTTATAGCatcagaaatattttgttttattgttgttgttgttgattggcTATTGCTACTACTTTGGGAGCACAGACCACCGTTGTTGTGTTATTTAATTGACTTTTAATACTCTGCTTTTCACATCATAGCCGCCATATCAGCGCATTCACAACTCATTCAGTTGTTAACGTTTGCCTGCAGCGTGTTGTCGTAGAGCACAAGCGTTTTCAATAAATTCGGTGATCTCGCGAAACGCCGTTAAcaaattctaatacaaaatagaaaatgaaaagttaaaaaaagaaatatttttttttaagaaaaatttaaaaaaaatgtaaactaaaaatatttctttgtaagaaaaaagttaaaataaattttaaaaacttttttttttcataaaaaaataaaataaaataaactaaaaaatgtcttaatgaaaaaataaaataaaattttaaataataaaaataaaatattacatttatacataaatgcaatggcattaaataaaaaaaaagtgtgtaaaataaaatagaattgcATCAAAAATGCTTAGACAGCGCTTGTCATAGCAGTATTTGGTGTTTATGCATCGTTTATGCGAATAattttagcaatttcacgcCCACAGCTGCGCCAGCCACCTTACTCACCAGCCaaactaacatacatatgtagtatgtattcgCTTGTGTGTCACCAAGCCGGCTAAATACTGCGATTGCAACACTGCACAGCGTGCGCCTGTCGCccggcaaaaacaaaacaaataataaaataaaatttataggcCAATAAACAATATAAACGTTTTTGTTGCAATGTTGTTGCTAAATATTGCCAAAAAATATTCCAGCGCGTAATATTCCGCCCAAAAATCAATTGAACAGCAAGTGATCCGCGTGTTAATTAATGCTAATAagcattttaattgaaattttttactcGCATGTGAAAAAAGCGCCAAAATTATTTGCTAAACTTAaattgacatacatacaaacataaaacttagaattttatgcaaaaaatataaataaataaaaaaccgaagTCAACACTTCGTGCTAACGAACTGGCGTTAAGTTCTCCTGCTACCggcaacataaatataaattactaaGCCGAGCTCATTGTACATAGACTTATTCAAAAGCTTCGCTTTTCAGCTCACTTAATCTTTATCAATACGCTCGCATATGAAacggaaaaattttaatttttaataaaataccataTAATAACGATTGAGCTGTGCGCCTCTTTGAGTAATAAACACCCTACATGCTtttgcgtacatatgtatgtctgtatgtatgttttgttcTCTCACCATGCTATATTGATTGAAATGACTCGACAATGCCGACACACTGCCGCGGATTAGCTACTGCCTACATTAACAAGTGGCGAAACGttgttttctaatttaaacaaatCGAATTTTTAATTAGAACTTACGTTATCGCCTACAACGCGCcgttttatgtaaaaatattgcaaaaacgtCGAAAGAGTTTGTGTTAATTTGACATTGATTTGGAAATTCATATTACTCCATGTGTGATTACAAAAACTAAGTGCTcagttttattgtaatttttgtatatgcaaGCGTTCACactcatacgtacatatacaaataagtTTTTGTGCACACGAAAGTTTAACGCCAACAAAACTGAGTTGATTTTTATACGCGAAAAAGTTAATGATTTCaaagaaatattacaaaatgctgcaaattaaataaagagtGTTTTTGAAGTGGCTGATAATAgaatacataacatacatacaaaacaaatttcCTTCGAAATTTAGTGGGAACTTTTAGAATTTTATAAGATAACTGAGAGTATGCAAGTTAAGAAGAAGCAAAAGAAacgcaattaattttattttgaatattgaattgtaccggtatgaaatgagtttttttcgtaaaaatgaaatacttattttgaatgggaaagtaaaaaaaaatgtattcaaagtattgaccattgctttttacacattttgaccacacacatttttttctgACAATTTGTGGCTACTATGTCAATAGAAATATTCGTCTTTTGAAGCCAACCAATCAGACACACTCAATTTTCaacttctgcgtaggaatcgaagtgcttcTCAGCCAGTGCGTGTCCCAACGATGAAAACAAATACTAATCGGAAGGTGCCAAGTCTGATGAATTCGTGTAAAGAAATTACTTAGTCGTGTCTGCTGGCCCATTCTCATGGGCTCATTTTTCGAacaatgcatggttcaaattgatcgTTTGTTGTCTGTAACGATTAGAATTATCAGTTTCAgcaggttttagaagctcatgatataccacaaTCTTCTAATCCCACCAAGCACAGAGCATTGCtttcttaccgaatcgatctgtttgtgcagtcgatgttgatggttaTCGCGGATTAATccatgattttctccgtttaggattcctaaaataaatacatttttcatcgCTAGTGAAAATTCGATGCAAAATTGAATTTCTTTTgtgtctttgaagcaaaatttcacaagtgttttCTCGGTTTTCCATTGTTCCATTTGTCTTTGATTCAATTCATGTGACAGAAAACACTTTTCGATCTTTCCCATTGCTTTCAAACGGTCTGTttgttgtgcaaaatttaaCAAGGCTGCCATaattgcttttgactcaaagtatcatcttcatccaatgTTGCTTGCAGTtgggcgtcttcaaactttttttggtggtcttctacgttcttcatttctcacatcagaATCATTATCTCTGCACTGTTGAAAACATCTTTTGTATtttgcttctgatagagcataattaccatatgcctcgacaagcattcgatgcgactctgcagcactttgtcttcaaatgaaaacaaaaattaatgctcTCCGCAAATCATCATTTCCCGGTACAAAAATTGACactttcaacacaatgaaaaaatatgatatttgttcaatgactgtaaggttattgaatatgtttgacagatgtcatgctaaccgaacaaaaaaaaaatttaagctcgTTCGCAACAAATGTTccttaccaacacatttgtatcgtaacgctcacttcataccgATACACCTCGTATTTAAACATGTCGTATAGttttatgcatatgtacaatatatgtacatatgtatttagtacaAAAAGTGCTCGGcttatttataaaagttaacaaaaataattgttgtGTAGCCATAGTTCTTCTAAAAATCGGTTTCATTTAATGTAGTAAgcaaaagtacatacatacatacatatatgtatgttcataggCACCTGCATTCATACGTCTATACTTGCACCTTTATCTCTGTAtgacaaaaatagcaaaattgtGTTTGCttgtaaaacatatttttacgaGCAATGCTTGTTCTATACAGTAgcaatttttactaatttttatatatctacttttttttcaaatcatgTAATTTATGCGCTTCTTTTGAGCAGTTTTTGAATATTCGATAATTCGAACCAGAAACATACCTATGCATGGGAGCTAAAatgaaaaatggataaaataaaGTAAGAGTCGGTTAGCGTAGAAGAGATTCCTCAAAATTATTTGGtgtataactatattcgtgcggttGGCCAAGAGTTGCCATGACTTGTTTATTAGtccattgttccaatattcGATGTCGAACTTTGTGCCTGTAAAAGTGtgtttgcggggagttctttaCTCATTGCTTTAATATGAAGCAAAGATCAGCCGAAAGTCAACGTTTTTGGGTGGAAGCTTCTGGTGAACATGCTCTAACTtagcgaacgtgccaaaagtggtttgcgcCATTTAAAAGTGGTGACCTTGGCCTTAAGACAAAGAACGTCCTGGCCGgccaaaaaataaagaaagctTGAAGATGAGAAACTAGACTCATTACTAGATGAATATTGTTGTCAAACCCAAGAAGTGATCACAGAATCTTTGGGAGTCTCTGACTACGccatttcaaaatgtttaaaagcggCCGGATACCAAAATAGACGTTGAAAGACGATTTGGCATGTCAGATATGTTGCTTAAACGCTataaaaagaagtcgtttttgcatctgATTacgactggtgatgaaaaatggatccattacgacaaccctaaacaaaaaaaaatcatacaatATGTGAAATCTACCCAACCAGCTAAACaacaaagccgaatatccatgacgcccaaggtaatgctctgtattaggtgggatcagaagggcgtGCTGTATTATGTGCTTCTAAAACCAGATGAAATAATAGAGAATGCTATCGAGAACAACACATCAAATTGTTGCGAGTGATTGCCGAAAAACACGCGGAATTCGCGACTAGACATGAGGTAATcattttccatcatgacaacgctcgacctcatgttgcaagaccggttaaatactatttggaaaacagcggccTTATGGCCCTGATCTTGTCtcttctgactaccatttgttccggTCGAAGTAGAACGCGctcactggaatacggttcacatcagaaGAAGGTttcaaaaattggcttgattaaTTTTTGGCCGCCGAGCTAATACAGTTCTGGGGATGGCATCTATAAATTGtcagaaaaatttgaaaattttatagtttCAGATGGGCATTACTTTAAATAATACtgttaataaatgtttaaatgttGAAAACCGAACGAATATAGTTAGAGATCCAATATAAATGTGAATATTTAATAGCAGTCATGTaaaacatttttctaactcGGAATTCTCAtattcattataccctgaacagggtttattaaatttgccacgaagtttgtaacacccagaaggaaacgtcggagaccctataaaatatatatataaatgatcagcatgatgagctgagttgattgaaccatgtccgtctgtctgtatatatacaaactagtccctaagtttttaagctatcgatctgaaattttgtccttttctcacaaagaagctgctcatttgtcggaatgacctatatcgaaccactatagcatatagctgccatacaaactgaacaatcggaatcaagtgtttgtataggaaactctttcatttgtcgaggtatcttcacgaaatttggcatgtattattatttaaggcattaatccaatatccgaacaaattgtatagatcggatgactatagcatatagctgccatacaacgtgaacaatcggaatctagtgcttgtatgggaaactctttcatttgacgaggtatcttcacgaaatttggcacgagttcttgcttaaggcaacaaattattctccgcagaaattggtcagatcagatcactatatcatatagctgccatacaaattgaacgttcggaatcaagttcatgtaaggggcctttgtatttgtaaagggtattatagcgtcggtgcaaccgaagttaacgttttttcttgttttgtgattatataaaaacaaaaatagtatatacttatgtatgtatgtacatatgtatattacagtAGCTGGCACTGACCGCATAAACCATTTGCATTACTCAGCTTTCGTTTCCTTTAAAATATCTTAGTATCGAATAAGAACTTACTGTAATTATACCCCGATTACTTTAGTATGAGCTCCATCCATTTAGTAAACGATTTGCCTGATTACCTCCACACATTGAAGTAAAGTATTAGGTTAGCCTAAAGTCCTCAAAGGAGGCTTCTCTTGAACTTTTTACTCTGGGCGTTAGGATTTCTTTCTTTCACACTTTATTGagcatttataaaataattttgtattgaaattttgatACAAAGTGTTTCGGCTACCGGGCCTATCTCTGGAAAACCTTTATAGCACATCTACTGCAATGTTGatgtttttaagtattttttaccaaaaatgctTTTGCATTGCAAAGTGTAttttaagcgaaaaaaattaaaatttttttaacatcataGACTGGTCTAACCCCTTAAGCATAGCTctaaaacttaataataaatagATCTGCAATAATCAAAAGACTTCATTAATCGTCCAAAATGGAGTGAtcgtaatatatgtatgtatgttttcaatTCCATGCATGTTTTCAATTCCAATATTCACAAAATACATCTCCCAGTTTTTTACACCATAGAAAGATTCATGCgtgtattcatttttttttattagcttttcgaaaatattttattggaaaataGTAGTTTTCGAATCACCTCTCTATAAAATTTGCAGCATTACTCTTGAAAAATACCGAGCTATAAATTCacaaacataaacacacacaaatacgtGATTTGCTCTCACAAGAAACATTATAAGTGTATTTCAAAATAGCATTTTATGatgctttaattaaaaacatatacagCTTAGCGCCGCAGTGCCCTTAATTAATcaagtaaaagcaaaaacaatttagCTCACAGCAAAATCGCAAGCATAGCGAATCTAGAGCTAGCGCGAAAATAaacctatacatatacataagtgtacGCATACAAAGATCTGTCGTTTTTGGGGatcacaataattttttgccTTCAAAAATGTTCGCCACCATACGGCATCTGTTTGGTGGTGTCGTCGCCGCTGCCCAAGCGGACCCACTAACACATGTCTCCGAACAACAACATGTGCCGTCAAcgaaaaaaccaacaaaaatgtcgaaaaaattgcgacaacagcagcaactcgaacaaatgcaacaaatgcTATTGCTCGACACTGAAACCTATTCCAATTTGCGTTATGAGCGCACCAAACTCAGTCACAGCAGCCTGCTGTTGCATCAGATCGCACAAGACAGCAGAACGGATGAGTGTAACGGTACGCTCGACACAATCGTACCACTAACATTTGCCTCGGCCGCAACACCGATAATATTGCCTAGTGGTTATCGCGGCACTACGCCTGCTGATAAGCAACAAAACCCAAACGTATCAGCTGGAACGCGTGCGCTTTTCGGAACGACACCGTCACCCTCACCGCCGCCTCCGCTGCAGTTGCCGCTACCAACGTCAACGCGACACACGCATTCATCGCCGTCACCATCTATAACGGGCGGCGTGCCACCTGCCCTGAGTGGTGGTGGTTATTCTACGCATTTGCCACACGATTACAGTTTCTGTGATTCGTGTCGTCCGTTGCGTTTTCAAAATTCGCTCATAAAATCCGGTAGTCCTAGTTCAGTGTCGCAAAAAAGTTATAGTACGACTTCAGCGCGTTATCTCAATTTAAATTCGAATTCGTCGAGTAATCGTTTCAATTCGCTGCCGCCGTCGTCGATCGTGACACCAACACCGCCGCCGCTACCaccacaaacacaacaacaacaatcgtcaACACAGCCAGCGTCATCGTTTCGCACCTTTTATCCTTTCTCTCGTTTACAGCCACGACGCACGAACAGCGCCAGCATGTCACAATCCGGAGACGATCTACACTCGCCCAGCTATCTGTCCTGGCGCAAGCTGCAGCTGAGTCGCGCCAAACTAAAGGCGTCCAGCAAGACGTCGGCATTGCTTTCCGGTTTTGCCATGGTGAGTATGAAATGCCGTTACAAATAACTGTAGTAAcccttttttttttgaggtaactaaattgtagttttgaggtttttgtttgatttctcGTGCGCTCATCTATTTTAACTCTAGTTCAGGTAGTGAGTTTCATTTATCTAGCTCCCATAATGTACTGCATGTCCGCCTTACGCACATACAACCAACAAAAGTATCTGTGTGTCTAACACATTCCTATAAAGTCACAAGCACTAGAAACCTTGAACCCTTTGTACAGATAATAAATTCTCCCAAGTCGCTTGATATTTTTAGTTCCCAATACTgggaacatacatacatttgtacactAAGCAAGCACAACATTTTCACCCATCCTCTGcctttgcaatttaaaagatTCGTGCAATCGTACTTTCATCtataaaacgaaattaaacgcaaaaaacaaaaaaaaaaaaaatcagcaagTACAATTTCTTAGTTGTTCATTATTTGCACTTGTACCCGCCGCAACATTCTTTCcaattaattttatagaaaCCACTTCCTGTCCCTCAAAGTACTACAGCCGCGTCCACCTGGTTCCCATTCAGTCATGCTGCGATTTCATGAGACTTCTCTCACATTTGCATTGCTTCTACGTTCGTTTGTTATTCTTAGTGTTGGCAGTGCAACGCTCATTAATTTGGCCTTTTCATGTGCAGCCAGTCAGAAAGTAATGTTAGCATTCAATATCTATGCCATTACTGAGTACATAAATGTTTCCCACATTCAAAGCTGTCTAATGACTAACTGAACACCTGATTgacacaatttatttatttatgtatattattgaaTTTGACACAGTTCACCGTTAGTTgcctacatacgagtatatgcatacataattttatatatatattatattattaaattagctTCAAGTGGCtgttgttaataaatataataaatactcaATTGTCATTTCTTTAAAACGTCAAAAATATAGTAGAGACTACAGCTGTCAATAACTCGCAAGTCATATAggcaatttttttcttcaaattgtgttatattataattgcatacctacatattattaacttgAAGCCTTCCCGGTTTTATTAGGTTACGTTGAAAAGTCCCTGTTTACATAGCTTCATGATTCTTTAAAATCTttccataacttttttttacatataaaaaattaaatatattattcaaactttttattattccaaggatacatattttacaaagattttgtgaaaatttcaaaagaaaatatttaaactcgTCCATTACGACGTCATGCAAGCGCTTAGAAATAACGCCTCCGCGTTGATAGCTGAACTTCTTACAGAATCAtaagaagtaaaataaaaaatatacatgtttCATTTGAGACCATAAATTGGATGATGAAAAAAAGCGAAACTTGTATTTTTAGCAGatgtttatacaaaaaaaaaaagaattgcacaattttgtgaaaatttttcgatatttttttttaatagttataattgaaaaaataaaaatatttcgtttcgaAAACGTCGCGGAAAACGATAATTATTAATTCAAATAAGAATAAGAttaagaaattcaaatatttccgCAATTTATGTTGACTTGTTGATTTAGTActacaaatttattgatttctaCTTCCTCAACCTAGAATAAGCTTCATTATACAGATACTCTTTATagtaataagtaataataaaaagtaaaagaaatatcTCTATAAACGTTTATTGTACACATCTAAACGAATTAGCCATGTCcttccgtctgtatatacgcgaactagtctcccagtttttgagatatcgatctgaaattttgcgcacattATTTATTAccaagaagcagctcatttggGGGAACGGCCGATATTGAACTACTAttgcgtatagctgccatacaaactgaacgatcgtaatcaagtctttgtatggaaaccttttttatttctcgagatatcttcacgaaatttggcatggattattgcccagggcgaaccactgtagcatatagctgccatacaaacttatcaatcaaaattaaatccctttatggaaaatttttttatttcacatgaTATCTTTACGATCGCACGCCTTGAGTATTTTCCAAAGCAGCGCGACAATCtccaaatatattgttcagatcggactactgaggcgtatagctgccatacaaactgaccgatctaaagcaacttcttgtatggaaacttttttatgtgtgaaggtattatagcttctgtgcaaccgaagttaacgttttttcttgactTTTGTAATACTTTTGACGTGACTGTAACTGTCGTTACTGGATTATAAATCTGTAGACTGTGGCTTTTAAAAGAGACACCTTTTTTGTCTATACAAGTAGACCAACGATTAATTCTTATAGGCCTGGTCTTGGTACGATTCTGGCTCTCATTTGTTAAAATCAAAACATCAATCAGATTCCATTAAATAGTCTCTACTACCCCGCTAATACAAACATTACGATTTTTTGccacaattttttaatgttaacaTCGTTAACCGAACTTAAGGTCTTCAGTGTAAAGCACTCAGTCattcatatttttgttgctttgaagaattcaaatattttcaacataatACAAAACGCATGTGAAA
This genomic window contains:
- the Orai gene encoding calcium release-activated calcium channel protein 1 isoform X1, coding for MFATIRHLFGGVVAAAQADPLTHVSEQQHVPSTKKPTKMSKKLRQQQQLEQMQQMLLLDTETYSNLRYERTKLSHSSLLLHQIAQDSRTDECNGTLDTIVPLTFASAATPIILPSGYRGTTPADKQQNPNVSAGTRALFGTTPSPSPPPPLQLPLPTSTRHTHSSPSPSITGGVPPALSGGGYSTHLPHDYSFCDSCRPLRFQNSLIKSGSPSSVSQKSYSTTSARYLNLNSNSSSNRFNSLPPSSIVTPTPPPLPPQTQQQQSSTQPASSFRTFYPFSRLQPRRTNSASMSQSGDDLHSPSYLSWRKLQLSRAKLKASSKTSALLSGFAMVAMVEVQLDSSTKVPAGMLVAFAICTTLLVAVHMLALMISTCILPNIETVCNLHSISLVHESPHERLHWYIETAWAFSTLLGLILFLLEIAILCWVKFYDLSQPAAWSACIVLIPVMIVFLAFAIHFYRSLVTHKYEVTVSGIRELEILKEQMEQDHIDTHHHHLHRNNGLHYGASGEIV